A portion of the Bubalus kerabau isolate K-KA32 ecotype Philippines breed swamp buffalo chromosome 1, PCC_UOA_SB_1v2, whole genome shotgun sequence genome contains these proteins:
- the LOC129655591 gene encoding LOW QUALITY PROTEIN: uncharacterized protein LOC129655591 (The sequence of the model RefSeq protein was modified relative to this genomic sequence to represent the inferred CDS: substituted 2 bases at 2 genomic stop codons) — MSQPLGYRIPRPPRHRKRKGPPLPSLPPPAWETPPALGQLTSEIPDEQGTDPCTKQMSQLHIQDVAPPDPLPHKRVSGHLTQATRNASVPTWGQIKTLCHQARGIASLQGSPASPEKMFIAMLALLSCQVSTSPIPTKYWAYLPDPPTFQVVTWNNEPIRVNTDQSQLLRGSYTSYTRDKYPVNFNYTVRGLTRDFPVCFNFPNDPRSFIIPTKEGCIGASKKIIITDSWSLRHRSTWVLLACMPGILEPYVTLHFKSPPKYPNCYKVAPSDKLWNTIDSHTGYPTWTSCAYDSRIDYRIPGGGDYTIQDWSNPNPGEDPLANNTFEGRFENWDRIPLPWPIHATRRHRNQFVPPMLSYTTKKQTYWQPKIWRALAATAPVSLYRPDSNSTYSVLACLPSPYVFLFTNDSKRLNVCMNYSDGPNIVTCEQCMLSSCLSPQYNVCSFVVLQCPPYLMIPVTMTSHWYENYGLAVLQQLQDLMRQRQFVGLLILGISALIAAITSVTAAAISLTQQVHTAQYVDAMSKNVSLTLTTQEVIDRKLDMRVDALEEAIMHIGTELQALKVKMALSCHADYWWICVTSLKVNKTDYEWEKIKNHISVVWNSSDIGLDLGKLHNQIXTLEHSQLDFTAAGAANDFFHTFSNFISGKNILSNILGYVAAGALILLLITVLPRIFRILRQNIQKLGTELHLAIXRNKKGGDAGSELCPWQRS; from the coding sequence ATGTCTCAGCCCCTTGGATACCGGATTCCCCGGCCACCGCGACACCGAAAAAGGAAGGGACCTCCTCTGCCTTCGCTCCCCCCACCAGCATGGGAAACGCCGCCGGCGTTGGGACAACTGACATCGGAGATCCCGGATGAGCAAGGAACGGATCCGTGCACCAAGCAGATGTCTCAACTTCACATACAGGATGTTGCTCCCCCCGATCCTTTGCCTCACAAAAGGGTGTCAGGCCACCTGACTCAGGCGACCCGGAATGCCTCCGTACCCActtggggacaaataaaaacaCTCTGCCACCAGGCACGGGGAATAGCTTCTTTACAGGGATCTCCAGCTTCTCCTGAGAAAATGTTTATTGCCATGCTTGCTTTGCTTTCCTGCCAGGTAAGCACCTCTCCTATTCCAACCAAATATTGGGCGTATCTCCCAGATCCTCCAACTTTCCAAGTTGTTACTTGGAATAATGAGCCTATACGGGTCAACACAGACCAATCCCAGCTCTTGCGAGGATCCTATACTTCTTACACTAGAGATAAATATCCTGTTAACTTCAATTATACCGTCAGGGGATTAACACGTGATTTCCCTGTTTGCTTTAACTTCCCCAATGACCCTAGAAGCTTTATTATCCCCACCAAAGAAGGATGTATTGGGGcctctaaaaaaataattataacagaTTCCTGGTCTTTACGTCACCGGTCAACTTGGGTATTATTGGCTTGTATGCCTGGGATTCTTGAACCCTATGTAACCCTGCATTTCAAATCCCCACCAAAATATCCGAATTGTTATAAGGTTGCTCCTTCAGACAAATTATGGAACACCATAGACAGTCATACAGGGTATCCAACTTGGACATCTTGTGCTTATGATTCAAGGATTGATTATAGGATACCAGGAGGTGGAGATTATACTATTCAGGACTGGAGCAACCCGAATCCAGGTGAGGATCCATTAGCCAATAATACATTTGAGGGCAGATTCGAGAATTGGGATAGGATTCCTCTTCCTTGGCCAATACATGCCACTAGAAGGCATCGTAATCAATTTGTTCCTCCTATGCTGTCTTATACAACTAAGAAACAGACCTATTGGCAACCTAAAATTTGGAGagcccttgctgctactgctcctGTTTCCTTATACCGCCCAGATagcaattctacttattctgttttagcttgtctaccctccccttatgtttttctttttactaatgactccaaaAGACTTAATGTATGCATGAATTATTCAGATGGACCTAATAtagtaacttgtgaacaatgtatgctttcatcttgtttgtccCCTCAATATAATGTCTGCTCTTTTGTGGTGTTACAatgcccaccctatctcatgatacctgtgacAATGACTAGCCACTGGTATGAGAATTACGGCCTCGCCGTGTTACAACAACTACAAGATTTAATGCGACAACGGcaatttgtgggcttacttattttaggaatatcagctttgatagcagcaattacttctgttactgcggcagcaatatcattgactcaacaagtgcatactgcccaatatgttgatgctatgtctaaaaatgtctctttaactctaacaacacaggaagtTATAGATAGAAAATTGGacatgagagtagacgccttagaagaggcaataatgcatattgggactgagttacaggctttaaaagtgaaaatggctctgtcttgCCATGCTGATTActggtggatatgcgtgacatctttaaaggtaaacaagacagattatgaatgggaaaaaatcaaaaatcatatctcagttgtttggaacagctctgacattggcctggacttagggaaacttcataatcaaatatagaccctggaacactctcaactggattttaccgccgctggagcagctaatgacttttttcacactttctctaacttcatttcaggaaaaaacattctgtctaatatccttggatatgtcgctgctggtgctttaattttgcttctcataacTGTTCTTCCTCGTATtttcaggattcttcggcagaacattcagaagcttgggactgagctgcatctggctatttgaagaaataaaaaagggggagatgcgggGAGCGAGCTCTGCCCCTGGCAAAGGtcttga